A part of Pantoea vagans genomic DNA contains:
- the yafC gene encoding DNA-binding transcriptional regulator YafC: MKASSDELKVFVSVVESGSFSRAAEQLQMANSAVSRTIKKLENKLGIALLTRTTRQLALTQEGERYFRHVQRFLQEMTTAESDLIESLHEPKGLLRVDAATPVILHLLMPMVKPFRQRYPGVTLSLISSESFINLIERKVDIAIRAGNLTDSTLRARLLFNSFRKVVASPAYLREYGVPQKVTDLDNHHCLGFEESPRLNRWPIARESGELYDIDWAISSNSGETIKQLCLTGNGIACLSDYMIDREVAEGTLVEVLADQRLPVEMPFNAVYYSDIGVSQRVRAFIDFLSEWTAEQPWRT, encoded by the coding sequence ATGAAGGCATCTTCTGACGAACTCAAAGTGTTTGTCAGTGTAGTAGAGAGTGGAAGTTTCAGCCGTGCTGCTGAGCAATTGCAGATGGCAAACTCTGCCGTCAGCAGAACCATAAAAAAACTGGAAAACAAGCTGGGCATTGCTCTGCTGACCCGTACCACGCGACAACTGGCACTGACGCAGGAAGGCGAACGCTATTTCCGCCATGTTCAGCGCTTTTTGCAGGAGATGACTACCGCAGAAAGCGATTTGATAGAAAGCTTACATGAGCCCAAAGGGCTATTGCGCGTTGATGCCGCGACACCGGTTATTCTGCATTTGCTGATGCCGATGGTTAAGCCCTTTCGCCAGCGCTATCCCGGGGTGACGCTTTCGTTGATCTCCTCAGAGAGTTTTATCAATCTGATTGAACGGAAAGTGGATATTGCAATTCGTGCCGGCAATCTCACGGACTCAACGCTACGCGCCAGATTACTGTTCAACAGTTTTCGCAAGGTTGTCGCGTCACCAGCCTATCTCCGTGAGTACGGTGTACCACAAAAGGTGACCGATCTGGATAACCATCATTGTCTTGGCTTCGAAGAATCCCCGAGGCTCAATCGCTGGCCCATCGCACGTGAAAGCGGCGAACTCTATGACATCGACTGGGCTATCTCTTCCAATAGCGGAGAGACAATTAAGCAACTCTGTCTTACCGGCAATGGTATTGCCTGTCTGTCAGACTATATGATCGATCGTGAGGTGGCGGAGGGAACACTGGTGGAGGTGCTGGCCGATCAACGTCTGCCGGTCGAGATGCCCTTCAATGCGGTCTACTACAGCGATATCGGTGTGAGCCAGCGTGTGCGGGCTTTTATCGATTTTCTCAGTGAGTGGACAGCTGAGCAGCCGTGGCGCACATGA
- the gmhB gene encoding D-glycero-beta-D-manno-heptose 1,7-bisphosphate 7-phosphatase: MANKVPAIFLDRDGTLNVDSGYVHEIDDFQFIDGTIEALQQLKAMGYALVVVTNQSGIARGMFTEDTFMRLTEWMDWSLADRDVDLDGIYFCPHHPEATVEEFRQECDCRKPQPGMLLTAQEELNIDMAASYMVGDKLEDMLAGKAAGIGTKVLVRSGKPVTAEGEAAADWVINSLAELPARIKQG; this comes from the coding sequence GTGGCGAATAAAGTCCCCGCTATTTTTCTTGATCGTGATGGCACCCTTAATGTCGACAGTGGCTATGTTCATGAGATCGATGACTTCCAGTTTATTGACGGCACGATTGAAGCGCTGCAGCAACTGAAGGCAATGGGATATGCGCTGGTGGTCGTGACCAATCAGTCTGGCATAGCGCGCGGTATGTTTACCGAAGATACCTTTATGCGTCTGACAGAGTGGATGGACTGGTCGCTGGCCGATCGCGACGTCGATCTTGATGGCATCTATTTCTGTCCTCACCATCCCGAAGCAACTGTAGAAGAGTTCCGTCAGGAATGTGATTGCCGTAAGCCACAGCCCGGCATGCTGCTGACCGCACAGGAAGAGCTGAATATTGATATGGCTGCTTCTTATATGGTGGGCGACAAGCTGGAAGATATGCTGGCAGGAAAGGCTGCCGGTATTGGCACCAAAGTACTGGTGCGTAGCGGTAAACCCGTCACGGCTGAAGGTGAAGCTGCAGCAGACTGGGTGATTAATAGCCTCGCAGAGCTGCCAGCACGCATTAAACAGGGCTAA
- the metN gene encoding methionine ABC transporter ATP-binding protein MetN, giving the protein MIKLENITKVFQQGSRTIPALTDVSLHVPAGQIYGVIGASGAGKSTLIRCVNLLERPTSGRVLVDGADLTALNERQLTQARRQIGMIFQHFNLMNSRTVAGNVSLPLELGNLSRAQINARVTELLELVGLSDKHDAWPANLSGGQKQRVAIARALASNPKVLLCDEATSALDPATTRSILELLKDINRRLGLTILLITHEMDVVKRICDQVAVISQGELIEKDSVSEVFSHPKTPLAQQFIQSTLHLDIPDDYQQRLSATAAEGTVPLLRLEFTGKSVDAPLLSEAARRYNVNNNIISAQMDYAGGVKFGIMLAEMHGAESDTREAIAWLKENHVKVEVLGYV; this is encoded by the coding sequence ATGATTAAACTAGAAAATATTACTAAGGTGTTTCAGCAGGGCTCGCGGACTATTCCGGCATTAACGGATGTCAGCCTGCACGTGCCTGCCGGACAGATTTATGGCGTTATCGGCGCTTCCGGTGCCGGTAAAAGTACATTGATTCGTTGTGTGAATCTGCTGGAGCGCCCCACTTCAGGCCGCGTACTGGTCGACGGAGCCGATCTGACTGCACTTAATGAGCGTCAGTTAACCCAGGCACGCCGCCAGATTGGCATGATCTTCCAGCACTTTAACCTGATGAACTCCCGCACCGTCGCGGGCAACGTTTCTCTGCCACTGGAACTCGGTAATCTCTCCCGCGCCCAGATCAACGCTCGCGTCACTGAGCTGCTGGAACTGGTGGGATTGTCCGATAAGCATGACGCCTGGCCTGCCAATCTCTCGGGCGGTCAGAAGCAGCGTGTCGCGATTGCGCGTGCGCTGGCCAGTAATCCCAAGGTTCTGCTGTGCGACGAAGCCACCAGCGCACTGGATCCCGCTACAACCCGCTCTATTCTGGAATTGCTGAAAGATATTAACCGCCGCCTTGGGCTGACGATTCTCCTGATCACTCATGAGATGGATGTGGTGAAACGCATCTGCGATCAGGTTGCGGTCATCAGTCAAGGTGAGCTGATCGAGAAAGACAGCGTCAGTGAAGTGTTCTCACACCCTAAGACGCCGCTGGCGCAGCAGTTTATTCAGTCGACTCTGCATCTGGATATTCCGGATGATTACCAGCAGCGTCTTTCAGCCACCGCCGCTGAAGGCACCGTGCCCCTGCTGCGACTGGAGTTCACCGGTAAATCAGTTGATGCGCCGCTGCTTTCCGAAGCAGCCCGCCGTTATAACGTGAATAACAACATTATCAGTGCCCAGATGGATTACGCCGGTGGTGTGAAGTTCGGCATTATGCTGGCCGAAATGCACGGCGCAGAGAGCGATACGCGCGAGGCAATAGCCTGGCTGAAAGAGAATCATGTGAAAGTAGAGGTGCTAGGTTATGTCTGA
- a CDS encoding methionine ABC transporter permease MetI, with product MSEAMMWLLGRGVWETLMMTFVSGFFGFVLGLPVGVLLYVTRPGQILQNQGLYRVLSALVNIFRSIPFIILLVWMIPFTRVIVGTSIGLQAAIVPLTVGAAPFIARMVENALLELPTGLIEASRAMGATPMQIVRKVLLPEAMPGLVNAATITLITLVGYSAMGGAVGAGGLGQIGYQYGYIGYNATVMNTVLVLLVVLVYLIQFCGDRIVRAVSHK from the coding sequence ATGTCTGAAGCGATGATGTGGTTGCTGGGACGGGGCGTATGGGAAACGCTGATGATGACCTTCGTCTCAGGCTTTTTCGGTTTTGTACTGGGCCTGCCGGTCGGCGTTTTACTTTATGTCACCCGTCCGGGGCAGATTCTGCAGAATCAGGGGCTGTACCGCGTGCTCTCCGCGCTGGTGAATATCTTCCGCTCCATTCCTTTCATTATCTTACTGGTCTGGATGATTCCTTTTACCCGCGTTATCGTCGGCACCTCAATCGGACTCCAGGCAGCCATCGTGCCGCTGACCGTTGGCGCTGCACCGTTTATTGCGCGTATGGTTGAAAATGCCTTGCTGGAACTGCCTACCGGTCTGATTGAAGCGTCACGTGCCATGGGCGCTACGCCAATGCAGATCGTCCGTAAGGTCCTGCTGCCGGAAGCGATGCCGGGCCTGGTGAATGCAGCCACCATTACCCTGATTACGCTGGTCGGTTACTCCGCCATGGGTGGCGCAGTGGGTGCCGGTGGTCTGGGCCAGATCGGCTATCAGTATGGTTATATCGGATACAACGCCACGGTGATGAATACGGTATTGGTGTTGTTAGTGGTTTTGGTGTATCTCATTCAATTCTGTGGCGACCGCATTGTGCGTGCAGTGTCCCATAAGTAA
- a CDS encoding MetQ/NlpA family lipoprotein produces MSFRFKKIAAVGALIGAIALAGCDQKEKDANHIKVGVIVGAEQQVAEAAQKVAKEKYGLDVELVTFNDYVLPNEALSKGDIDVNAFQHKPYLDQQIKDRGYKLVSVGNSFVYPIAGYSKKIKSLDELQDGAQVAIPNDPTNLGRTLLLLQKVGLIKLKDGVGLLPTSLDITENPKHLKIVELEAPQLPRSLDDQQIALAVINTTYASQIGLTPAKDGIFVEDKDSPYVNLIVAREDNKDAENVKKFVQAYQSDEVNEAANKVFNGGAVKGW; encoded by the coding sequence ATGTCTTTCAGATTCAAAAAAATTGCCGCTGTGGGTGCACTGATTGGCGCGATTGCGCTGGCAGGATGCGATCAAAAAGAGAAAGACGCTAACCACATTAAAGTGGGCGTCATTGTCGGTGCTGAGCAGCAGGTTGCTGAAGCCGCACAGAAAGTGGCTAAAGAGAAGTATGGTCTGGACGTTGAGCTGGTCACGTTTAACGACTACGTGCTGCCGAATGAAGCGCTGAGCAAAGGCGATATCGACGTTAATGCCTTCCAGCACAAACCGTATCTGGATCAGCAGATCAAAGATCGTGGTTACAAGCTGGTTTCAGTGGGTAACTCTTTCGTCTACCCAATCGCGGGCTATTCGAAGAAGATCAAGTCACTGGATGAGCTGCAGGATGGCGCACAGGTTGCCATTCCGAATGACCCGACCAACCTGGGTCGTACGCTGCTCCTGCTGCAGAAAGTGGGTCTGATCAAACTGAAAGATGGCGTGGGCTTGCTGCCAACCTCACTGGATATCACTGAGAATCCTAAGCATCTGAAAATTGTTGAGCTGGAAGCACCACAGCTGCCGCGCTCATTAGACGATCAGCAGATCGCACTGGCCGTAATCAATACCACTTACGCCAGCCAGATTGGCCTGACCCCAGCTAAAGATGGCATTTTCGTCGAAGACAAAGATTCACCTTACGTGAACCTGATTGTTGCCCGCGAAGATAATAAAGATGCGGAAAACGTGAAGAAGTTCGTTCAGGCTTACCAGTCTGACGAAGTGAACGAAGCCGCTAACAAAGTCTTTAACGGCGGCGCGGTCAAAGGCTGGTAA
- the rcsF gene encoding Rcs stress response system protein RcsF has translation MRFLPLCLLALMLTGCVHEYHPISSAPSRPQQSSQPTRKPVVRPAPVKLYTDAADLVSKPFRDLGEVSAEDCQISNQNSPANIATARKRLQIKASQMKANAVLLHQCEIVTGTPGCYRQAVCQGSALKVSNQ, from the coding sequence ATGCGTTTTTTACCGCTCTGCTTGTTAGCATTGATGCTGACAGGGTGTGTTCATGAGTATCACCCGATAAGCAGCGCACCGTCCCGGCCGCAGCAATCCAGCCAACCGACCCGCAAACCCGTGGTACGACCGGCCCCGGTTAAGCTCTATACCGATGCCGCCGATCTGGTCAGCAAACCGTTCCGCGATCTGGGTGAAGTCTCCGCTGAAGATTGCCAGATCAGTAATCAGAACTCCCCGGCCAACATCGCCACAGCACGTAAACGTCTGCAGATCAAAGCCTCACAGATGAAAGCCAATGCGGTGCTGCTGCATCAGTGTGAAATCGTCACCGGCACGCCGGGCTGCTATCGTCAGGCCGTCTGCCAGGGTTCAGCGCTGAAAGTCAGCAATCAATGA
- the tsaA gene encoding tRNA (N6-threonylcarbamoyladenosine(37)-N6)-methyltransferase TrmO, producing the protein MSEFAFAQIGVIRSPWKEKFAVPRQPGLVQDGGGELHLLPPYNQPEAVRGLEDFSHLWLLFVFHQTMAGGWRPTVRPPRLGGNARMGVFATRSTFRPNPIGMSLVELKGIRIEKQQVILQLGSLDLVDGTPVVDIKPYLPFAEALPHAQAGFAQAAPAADMPVRFSALAQQQLQQQSRYPNLARFISEVLAQDPRPAYRQGETQEREYAALLMDFNVRWRIDDAGTEVIAIDPR; encoded by the coding sequence ATGAGTGAATTCGCCTTTGCGCAAATTGGGGTAATCCGTTCACCGTGGAAAGAGAAGTTTGCCGTGCCGCGCCAGCCAGGTCTGGTGCAGGATGGTGGCGGCGAACTTCACCTGCTGCCCCCCTACAATCAGCCGGAAGCCGTTCGCGGGCTGGAAGACTTCAGTCACCTCTGGCTGCTGTTTGTCTTCCATCAGACGATGGCGGGCGGCTGGCGTCCTACGGTTCGCCCTCCCCGGCTGGGCGGCAATGCGCGCATGGGTGTTTTTGCGACACGTTCAACGTTCCGTCCCAATCCCATTGGCATGTCGCTGGTTGAACTGAAAGGGATCAGGATTGAAAAACAGCAGGTGATTTTGCAGCTTGGCAGTCTGGATCTGGTCGATGGCACGCCGGTGGTGGATATCAAACCTTATCTGCCCTTTGCCGAAGCGCTGCCTCATGCGCAGGCCGGGTTTGCTCAGGCTGCACCGGCGGCGGATATGCCGGTTCGCTTCTCCGCGCTGGCCCAGCAACAGCTTCAGCAGCAGTCGCGCTACCCCAATCTCGCACGCTTTATCAGTGAGGTGCTGGCACAGGACCCTCGTCCCGCTTACCGTCAGGGTGAAACGCAGGAGCGGGAATATGCGGCCTTGCTGATGGATTTTAATGTACGCTGGCGCATTGACGATGCCGGTACTGAAGTGATCGCTATCGACCCGCGTTAA